In Candidatus Bathyarchaeota archaeon, the sequence CTGCCACGCCTGCTATCTAAGCAAGGGCTGCAAAGCCAAAACGTAGCCCAACAAAAAAGTGCAACAATTTTTCAAAGAATTCGCCTCACGTAACATTATTTCTCATGCAAAAAATAAGTTCGCATAGGCTAACTGCAGTAAACTACCCTGTTCATTATGCTTTTAAGAGAGGAATCTCAAACTCCGCCGTTGCTCCGAATTTTTTGACTTAACTACAACAATCGTTAACACCTAGAAAAATTTGGAGTTAAGAATTTGCGTTCTGTGGCACAAACCGCCTTAGATTCTGCAGGGAACGCAGCTTGTCGTTTTCGCCGATTTTGGCTTCTTCAACTGACTTTTTGAGGATTTCTATAGATTCATCAATCGCTTTACGGTCCACGGGAAACGGAACACCGTCTTTGCCGCCGTATGCAAAGCTAAATTTAACGGGGTCTTCCCAACTTGGCGGCTCCCCATAAACCAACTCTGCAACAAGCGCCAATCCGCGAACAGTTGCGGGCCCCACACCTTTAACGCTCAAGAACTCTTCATAGTTGCTGGGTTGGAATTCGTAGAGGCGGCTGAGTGTGTCCCAGTTGATGTTACGAGGCATGTTCAGCGTGGTTTGTGTTTGTATCCATGGGTCGTCGGTTTTGGGAATCCAGGTTTGGAGTGAAGCCTGATGTTGGGGTTTGGTGGCGGATTGGATGAGTCGCATTAGCTTCTTTGGTGGTTCCTTTGCTAAATCGACCGAGGCTTTGCGTGCTTCTTCGCTGGCGCGGGCAACCATGTTGAGGGCTTTTTCACGCTTTACGTTGCATGCTATAGCGTGGTGTGGTTCAACCACGAAATCATGTGTGTGTTCTGAGAGCCAGTGGTAGCGGCGTGCGCTGCGGTCTTGATCGCTCATCCCTTGCTGAATAACCGCCCATTTGCCCTCTCTTGTAACGAGTAAAGTGTGGTGGTAGAGTTGATACCCTGCTTGAATAGCGGTGTTGTCGACTTTGGCGGTCATGCGGCTGGTGTATGCGAGGTTGTCGATGCTTTCTTGTGAAAAACCCCATTTTTCGCCTGCTGCTTGGATGTCACTGGGAGTTTTACGGGATGTTTTGCCTTTTCCACCGCAAACTGCAACGCCATGTTCCTGCGGCGACAGCGCCGTTTTAAGGACGCCTGTAACGACAGTTGTTACCCCGCTACTATGCCAATCATACGCGAGAACGCAGCCTAACGCTTGAAACCAATAGGGGTCGCTTAAACGCTCGATGAATTTCGCAGTGCCGTACTCATCGATTATGATGTGGGCTATTTCTCGGGCTAAACGACGCATGCGTCCTGTGAGCCAAGAAGGAGCCTTGCCGCCATGCAGGGGCAAAGTTGCAACGCCAGACCGAAACATAGCCATCACAATTGGAGGGGAAAGTTTGGATTTATGGATTATTGCAACCAACCCCTCAAAAATTAACGATTGATTGTTCCAACTTGAAAATTTGATAACAAGCCACGACCTGAAGTTATGGAAGAAGGTGCCGCAGAGGCAACGTAGCTTTTATTAAGGCAACAGCACCTTAACATGCCAAACAAGGTGCCAAAAGCATGCCCAAAATCAGAGTAGCTCTAATCGGCGTGGGAAACTGCGCCTCATCATTCATCCAAGGCATCCAATATTACAGTAACCAAACCAAAACCGAAGGTCTCCGCAACCCCATATTAGCTGGGTTCACCCCCAAAGACATCGAGGTTGTCGCAGCCTTTGATGTGGACAGCCGTAAAGTCGGTAAAGACCTCTCCGAAGCAATTTTCTCCAAACCGAACAATGCGCCTAAAGTCTGCGACGTACCCAAACTCGGCGTCAAAGTCGCAAAGGGTCCGCTTCTAGACGGCGTCGGCGAATCAACAAAAGCCCTCATAGAGGTCAGTTCAGAAGCTGATGTGAACGTTGCGCAAATCCTCATATCCGCGCATGCAGAAATCGCTATTAACTTGCTTCCAAGTGGTGCCTCTAACGCAACACGTTTCTACGCGATGCAAGCCATCGCTGCAGGCTGTGCATTTATCAACGCCACACCGAACTTCGTCGCCAGTGAACCCCAGACCGCTGCGCAGTTTGAAGATGCAGAGCTGCCTCTTGTAGGCGACGACTTAGTTGACCAAATCGGCTCAACCGCGCTCCACAAAACCCTTCTAAAACTCCTAAGCGAAAGCGGCGTTCATATAGACGAAACCTACCAACTCGACGTTGGAGGCGGCACAGAATCCGTTGACACCATGGACCGCACCCGCGACACAAAACGCATCATAAAAACCCAATCAGTTGCCTCTGCGCTGCCGTACAAAACCGAAATCGTCGCAGGTTCAACTGACTACGTCGATTTCCTACAGAACAAGCGTGACAGTTACTTCTGGATAAGCGGCACATACTTCTGCAATACACCTCTCAAAATCGACCTCAAATTCCAAACCACCGACGCACCGAACGCAGGCTCAGTCCTCTTTGACGTAGTACGCGCAGTCAAGGTGGCGTTGACTAAAAAGCAGGGCGGTGCGATTGAGGCAATCAGTGCTTATGGCTTCAAACACCCGCCAAAGATGTTGCCTCTTGAGGCTGCTGAAGCGGCATTCAAAAATTTTGTCGCATAAAAAGCTAAGCGCAAAAACGCTTTTTTTCTATTTTTTGTTTTTCGATAAATGTATAAGGCAGGGTTAATTTGCTTGTTTGAGGCATAGTTATGGAGTTTATGGATGTAGTTACCTCAAGAAAAAGCGTACGGGACTATGAGGATAAACCAGTTGAAGAAGAAAAATTAACCGCCGTTTTGGAGGCGGCAAGGTGGGCGCCTTCTTGGGCAAACAAGCAAGCCACAAGGTATATCGTTGTAACAGAAAAGAGGCGAATTGAAGACTTATGCAACATGTTTATGGGTTTTGTGAAAAAGGCACCAGTTGTTATTGTTGCATGCGCTAACCCTAAAGATAGCGGTTCACGCAACGGCATGGACTACTACCTTGTTGATGTGGGAATTTCGATGCAACAACTAGTTTTAGCAGCGACCAACGTGGGTTTAGGCACATGCTGGATAGGCGGCTTCGACGAAGACAAAGTCAAAAAAGCACTGGGAATCCCCGAGAACATCAAGGTGGTTGCCTTAACTCCTTTGGGGTACGCTGCAGATACAAGCATGAAAAATAAGCTTGTACGCAGCACGGTTGGCGCTGACAAAAGAAAACCGCTGGAAGAAATAGTTCATAGAGAAAAATGGTAGCAAATAACTACCGTTTTTCTAGCTGGCTGATTATTTCGTCTCTAACCCCGTTTTCCTTCAACTTGTTCTTCAACAAATCAATAGTTGGAACAGGTGATGGATCAGCTTTACGTTCAACAGCCAAATAGACACTCAAAAAGTCACCCACAACCACAGTGGAGAGCATCTTGGCAAGGCAGCTTTTACCCTGCACATGCAAATCAAAGGTGACTATGCCTGCACTTTCGATTATGGCTTTGGTAATGTCGATGCGGCTTTCAATTTCGCCTGGTTCATCTGCGTCACGGATAAAGATGATGCTGAACCATTTGCACTGTTCCCCTTTGCCAGACCAGCCCACTATTTCGTTGTGGTCTAGCTCTGGGAAGTATTCCCATTTGGCAGGGGATTTGCTGTTTTCGTTAAATTGCTGCTTAAACCTCTGGGCTACGCTGCGATAGAAACCAAAGCCGTAAACAACGGGGGCTGAATCCCAAAGGAAATGCGCGGTGTTCTTGGCGAAGTTGTCGTTTTGCGGCCGCTCTGGACCGTTTTCTTCAACTATCCGCTCTAAAACCGTAAAGGTCTCTTCCAATTCCTCAGTTACACCCTTAACCAACCCAGCTTTCTCCATGTAAACCAGCAAAGGAACCAACATGTAAGGCAACGCCGCACGGGGAGACATTCCGCCAGGAACCTGCAGGTGAGGCACTTTGTGTTTTTTTGCGGCTTTAATCAATTCGCCGCCGCTGCTGATGCAGAAAATCATGCAGCCACGCTTCAACGCATCCAGAAACGCGCTTAGCGATTCTTCGGTGTCTCCTGAGTAACTTGAAACGACCACAAGCGTTTTTTGGTTCGCGTATTCAGGCAGGTTGTATTCTCGGCTCACTTCTATGGGCATAGCGATTTTGTTTCTTGCCCAATCCTTGAACAAATCGCCGCCGATTGCAGAGCCGCCCATACCTGCTATGATTATGTTGGCGGGGGCATCGTAGCTCGTTTTGATTTTTTGAGCTATCTTTGCTGCTTCACGGTAATGCTTCGGCGCGTTGATGCAGAAATCTATCATGCTGCTTTTGTCTACGGCACGAATTTTTTCTATGTCATCTAAAAGGGGCTTATTCACAGATGTGTCCTCCAATAACCCGCAGTTTTATATCTCCAACCTGCCTTTTAAGCACAGCGCAGACAATTAAGCTTCAAGGACAAAAAACATGACAAAAAAGAAACTCTCAATCGCCATTCCTGCATCAGTGATTTCGGACACACCGCATTTGCGAGAAAAAACCTCCAAAATCGGCTTAATCGCCCGATCAGCCGCGATTTTCAGAGTGGACGAAATCATCGTTTACCCCGACAACGCCAAAGTCAATCAACAACAAGACCTCGAATTCATCGCCTTGCTTTTGAATTATTTGGAAACTCCCCAGTATTTGCGCAAAGCCCTCTTCAAACTCGACCCCGACTTACAATACGCAGGGATTCTGCCGCCACTTCGCACGCCCCACCATCCAGTCAGCGGCAAAACCAAGCACTTAAAAGTCGGCGAATACCGCGAAGGCTTAGTGCTATCTGAACGCAAAGACGGCTTAGCGGTGGATATTGGGGTGCAGCAGCCTGCGCTTCTGCGGCAGCGGCAGTTTCGGGTGGGTGAACGGTTAACGGTGCAGGTGGTTAATGTCGGTGATGTTGTGGAGGTTCAGCCAGTTAGCCGCGAGGATGTGCCTCTTTATTGGGGTTATTCTGTTAGTGTGGAGAAGCGGTCTTTTGGGCATCTATTCAAAGATGGCAACTTTGACCTCAAGATTGCAACTGCCCGCATAGGCGACAACTTT encodes:
- a CDS encoding RNA methyltransferase, with translation MTKKKLSIAIPASVISDTPHLREKTSKIGLIARSAAIFRVDEIIVYPDNAKVNQQQDLEFIALLLNYLETPQYLRKALFKLDPDLQYAGILPPLRTPHHPVSGKTKHLKVGEYREGLVLSERKDGLAVDIGVQQPALLRQRQFRVGERLTVQVVNVGDVVEVQPVSREDVPLYWGYSVSVEKRSFGHLFKDGNFDLKIATARIGDNFVDVAAKIGEQWIGSARVLVGFGAPSRGLHEIVEDEGLKLSELADFVVNTVPNQGTATVRTEEALLATLAVLNIYFAY
- a CDS encoding nitroreductase family protein, whose amino-acid sequence is MEFMDVVTSRKSVRDYEDKPVEEEKLTAVLEAARWAPSWANKQATRYIVVTEKRRIEDLCNMFMGFVKKAPVVIVACANPKDSGSRNGMDYYLVDVGISMQQLVLAATNVGLGTCWIGGFDEDKVKKALGIPENIKVVALTPLGYAADTSMKNKLVRSTVGADKRKPLEEIVHREKW
- a CDS encoding bifunctional phosphoglucose/phosphomannose isomerase, yielding MNKPLLDDIEKIRAVDKSSMIDFCINAPKHYREAAKIAQKIKTSYDAPANIIIAGMGGSAIGGDLFKDWARNKIAMPIEVSREYNLPEYANQKTLVVVSSYSGDTEESLSAFLDALKRGCMIFCISSGGELIKAAKKHKVPHLQVPGGMSPRAALPYMLVPLLVYMEKAGLVKGVTEELEETFTVLERIVEENGPERPQNDNFAKNTAHFLWDSAPVVYGFGFYRSVAQRFKQQFNENSKSPAKWEYFPELDHNEIVGWSGKGEQCKWFSIIFIRDADEPGEIESRIDITKAIIESAGIVTFDLHVQGKSCLAKMLSTVVVGDFLSVYLAVERKADPSPVPTIDLLKNKLKENGVRDEIISQLEKR
- a CDS encoding DUF763 domain-containing protein, yielding MFRSGVATLPLHGGKAPSWLTGRMRRLAREIAHIIIDEYGTAKFIERLSDPYWFQALGCVLAYDWHSSGVTTVVTGVLKTALSPQEHGVAVCGGKGKTSRKTPSDIQAAGEKWGFSQESIDNLAYTSRMTAKVDNTAIQAGYQLYHHTLLVTREGKWAVIQQGMSDQDRSARRYHWLSEHTHDFVVEPHHAIACNVKREKALNMVARASEEARKASVDLAKEPPKKLMRLIQSATKPQHQASLQTWIPKTDDPWIQTQTTLNMPRNINWDTLSRLYEFQPSNYEEFLSVKGVGPATVRGLALVAELVYGEPPSWEDPVKFSFAYGGKDGVPFPVDRKAIDESIEILKKSVEEAKIGENDKLRSLQNLRRFVPQNANS
- a CDS encoding inositol-3-phosphate synthase, whose translation is MPKIRVALIGVGNCASSFIQGIQYYSNQTKTEGLRNPILAGFTPKDIEVVAAFDVDSRKVGKDLSEAIFSKPNNAPKVCDVPKLGVKVAKGPLLDGVGESTKALIEVSSEADVNVAQILISAHAEIAINLLPSGASNATRFYAMQAIAAGCAFINATPNFVASEPQTAAQFEDAELPLVGDDLVDQIGSTALHKTLLKLLSESGVHIDETYQLDVGGGTESVDTMDRTRDTKRIIKTQSVASALPYKTEIVAGSTDYVDFLQNKRDSYFWISGTYFCNTPLKIDLKFQTTDAPNAGSVLFDVVRAVKVALTKKQGGAIEAISAYGFKHPPKMLPLEAAEAAFKNFVA